A stretch of Halogeometricum sp. S1BR25-6 DNA encodes these proteins:
- a CDS encoding BREX system ATP-binding domain-containing protein, with the protein MSLEDADDSHQVDQDTAIDILTRIQQGVPPNPEHIKYIRVGREEEERRICEKPTESLQSVKRGSGQIFFVLGDFGYGKSFFINLIADRASEVGFIRSEFDIQDLETISDKGELYKGIVQNIRYPDEKGKGVTPLLRKFCENVSRNDFDRVASERGFFGHSIHRILRNLLDAWATGHLHVKQEDVTLDRVEVLSAVSGYLQGEDISLEELHAIGKKGFDNVTKENEYEYLRHLRSLALELGYSGFVILIDEAAEQLEWNPDSETTQRLIDLYNKCYQKGQFEHMMFVFVGNEEKWNSLIDEAGHQALQDRYRAKKLVLSKLTEEDYEELVSKVTDLINVAYGQSSSLSKKEISEIVEDAADNHNGINELSPRRLLLTPEGREESRTLVDVIESRLM; encoded by the coding sequence ATGTCGCTTGAAGATGCTGATGACTCTCATCAAGTCGATCAAGACACTGCCATCGATATCCTGACGAGGATTCAGCAAGGGGTGCCCCCGAACCCGGAGCACATCAAATACATCCGTGTCGGAAGAGAGGAAGAAGAACGGCGAATTTGTGAAAAGCCAACTGAGAGCCTTCAGAGTGTCAAGCGCGGAAGTGGACAGATCTTCTTTGTCCTTGGTGACTTCGGATACGGCAAATCCTTTTTCATCAATCTAATAGCCGATCGAGCGAGCGAGGTAGGATTTATTCGGTCCGAGTTTGACATCCAAGATCTGGAGACTATCTCTGATAAAGGTGAACTCTACAAAGGAATCGTACAAAACATCAGATATCCTGATGAGAAAGGGAAGGGAGTTACTCCACTTCTCCGAAAATTCTGTGAGAATGTTTCTCGGAATGACTTCGATCGCGTTGCGTCTGAGCGCGGTTTTTTCGGACATTCGATTCACCGTATCCTACGGAATTTACTCGACGCCTGGGCAACAGGGCATCTCCATGTTAAACAAGAAGATGTCACCCTAGATCGGGTTGAAGTGTTGAGTGCTGTGAGCGGTTACCTACAGGGAGAGGATATCTCACTTGAGGAGCTTCACGCAATCGGTAAGAAAGGATTCGACAACGTAACGAAAGAAAATGAGTATGAGTATCTCCGTCATCTTCGTTCTCTCGCACTTGAGTTAGGATACAGCGGGTTCGTTATTCTCATTGATGAGGCAGCTGAACAGCTCGAATGGAATCCAGATTCGGAGACTACTCAGCGGCTAATTGATCTCTATAATAAGTGCTATCAGAAGGGCCAATTCGAACATATGATGTTCGTTTTCGTAGGAAACGAAGAGAAGTGGAACTCTCTTATTGATGAGGCGGGGCATCAGGCTCTCCAGGATCGGTATCGAGCCAAGAAGCTCGTCTTGAGTAAACTGACGGAGGAGGACTATGAGGAATTGGTTTCAAAGGTGACGGACCTAATCAATGTGGCATATGGCCAATCGTCGTCACTCAGTAAGAAGGAGATCAGTGAAATCGTTGAAGACGCAGCAGACAACCATAATGGAATAAACGAACTAAGTCCACGTCGACTGCTCTTAACTCCAGAGGGAAGAGAGGAATCACGGACGCTTGTTGACGTAATCGAATCTCGATTAATGTAG
- a CDS encoding PD-(D/E)XK nuclease family protein, translated as MSNSIVFAGPDPAAAERAAMEAAAADSSGLPQSILHISPRLDRRDTVRERWEQFGPSMALYQTSFDQLVETTLQRVEYRTASQHIDRATLNRLVEVAVTNLDISNNRFAGRTSTPSSGFCDEVSNFFTLLEYAELFSATDVRARFADLGLEEEAEEVAGFVDAVIDVRNTVVPERDFASERLRDVAANPRTLHEAFPAVDAIVLDGSTIYTRVERVLLETLADQWSVYVILPTISSRETECGEHFTIDDYQTGLDAGMQRAARVYDELEFSVEYIPQTTHSRTHTIDVLRSLFNRQTPDTEALPSHISVLEPETRRIELRRLTKRVRSQLADGSNPEDIGIVLPSAEQYSQELIELLDLHEIPYGLNIQVPLSETAAGNLLFDVLSLIENPSALDTLRNLFSNPLFTGLAETEIDHIAVQQIADRLPLPSLELALERFPNETAAHIEELCTRLADIPRQTLDETLTSLNDVLDEIAITDPEHLSDTSLSSSRRSREQQALQCFEQVRQSLRCVANTVEVGDTEPVTWIERALSDQSVTVQESTTGAVGIVDLSEIRLRDFDYVFVPGLTTDNFPSTTDQLSYRASLAEADADFRDPDRSAIARHRLATLLVGCKEAVLSTPARDDEGRPHVMARFLDELLTVTDTGPTPITSSEIAHREDVQRSIASSVSHRPDLTADELLQRVAETSTFTDDHQVRIERGFSCAHARQRDELTEYDGQLDMAAVDTLHPASTREPYSPSRLETYATCGFRYYLSHVLEYKPADPISLDPDYKDRGKLIHNTFDRFYRALRSNADEPVTVSESDFEDGHLESLLLESFTAALDDIPTYETTFTNGLLQRIAAGLGDPETNDYYGLLEEDGQMTGVLKRFLKKELELHTGTTVKARWLEADVGTDRDHQGDLLSRTSATVTSPDGTEITLAGQIDRIDVDEHGHAVVRDYKTGSDNNVPNQDSTLKGRRFQLPIYALLAEHGDQETEVVGGAYYQARPPNAAKHTKGVIGSEEHAKHPRAKGSPTPLFRYSSAGFETHAEFREFLNHVTTSRLATLTNALEHGHFQPTFLSEDAAGCEHCPYNDVCDVRHYNRSDRIEKSLKLGVGVYLPEAATDDEFSLENYSATDPDEVQ; from the coding sequence GTGAGCAACAGTATCGTTTTTGCTGGACCCGACCCGGCTGCTGCTGAACGTGCTGCTATGGAAGCAGCAGCAGCTGATTCGTCAGGCCTTCCACAGAGTATCCTTCATATATCGCCGCGACTTGACCGGCGTGACACTGTCCGTGAACGGTGGGAACAGTTCGGTCCATCGATGGCTCTCTATCAGACGTCGTTCGACCAGCTCGTAGAGACCACGCTCCAACGTGTGGAATATCGTACTGCCAGTCAACATATCGACCGGGCAACTCTAAACCGCCTTGTAGAGGTTGCAGTCACCAACTTAGACATCTCTAACAATCGGTTTGCTGGGAGAACGAGTACTCCAAGTAGTGGATTCTGTGACGAGGTTTCGAATTTCTTCACCCTACTCGAGTATGCTGAATTGTTCTCGGCAACTGATGTCCGAGCCCGGTTCGCTGATCTCGGTCTCGAGGAAGAAGCCGAAGAAGTTGCCGGATTTGTCGATGCAGTGATTGACGTTCGCAATACTGTTGTTCCTGAGAGAGACTTTGCGTCTGAGCGTCTCCGTGATGTCGCTGCAAATCCTCGTACGCTCCATGAAGCGTTCCCAGCGGTCGACGCAATTGTTCTTGACGGGAGTACTATCTATACACGAGTTGAGCGCGTTCTACTTGAAACGCTTGCTGACCAATGGTCAGTCTACGTTATCCTCCCGACGATTAGTTCGAGAGAAACAGAGTGTGGTGAGCACTTTACAATCGACGACTACCAGACTGGGCTTGATGCTGGGATGCAGCGAGCGGCACGTGTTTACGATGAATTAGAGTTCTCCGTCGAGTATATCCCGCAGACGACTCACTCGAGAACACATACCATCGACGTCCTTCGGTCACTCTTTAACCGACAGACTCCGGATACTGAAGCTCTCCCATCACATATCTCTGTTTTAGAGCCAGAAACACGACGCATCGAACTGCGGCGGCTTACGAAACGTGTTCGTAGTCAACTCGCTGACGGCAGTAACCCCGAGGATATTGGTATTGTTCTTCCTAGCGCTGAACAATACTCTCAGGAACTAATCGAACTCCTGGATCTACACGAGATTCCATACGGACTCAATATTCAAGTTCCCCTTTCAGAGACTGCAGCTGGGAATCTCCTTTTCGATGTTCTCTCACTCATCGAGAATCCGTCAGCGCTGGATACACTACGCAACTTATTCTCTAATCCGCTTTTTACTGGCTTAGCGGAAACTGAGATCGACCACATAGCAGTACAGCAAATTGCAGATCGGCTCCCGTTGCCATCGTTGGAGCTTGCACTCGAGCGGTTCCCAAATGAGACCGCAGCCCACATCGAAGAGCTCTGCACTCGACTCGCAGACATTCCAAGACAGACGCTCGATGAGACTCTTACGTCACTCAATGATGTTCTCGATGAGATCGCCATCACTGACCCAGAACATCTCAGCGATACCTCGCTCTCGAGTTCTCGTCGGTCACGTGAACAACAGGCACTTCAGTGCTTTGAGCAGGTTCGGCAATCTCTCAGGTGTGTTGCCAACACAGTCGAAGTCGGAGACACTGAACCAGTAACGTGGATTGAGCGTGCACTCTCTGATCAGTCGGTCACCGTTCAAGAATCGACAACCGGGGCTGTCGGAATTGTAGACCTCTCCGAGATACGACTCCGCGACTTTGATTACGTCTTTGTCCCAGGTCTTACAACCGACAATTTCCCTTCAACGACGGATCAACTCTCCTATCGAGCATCGCTTGCGGAAGCGGATGCAGACTTCAGGGACCCAGATCGAAGTGCTATTGCTCGACATCGACTTGCGACGCTTCTCGTCGGATGTAAGGAGGCTGTTCTCTCCACGCCTGCACGTGATGATGAGGGACGACCACATGTCATGGCGAGGTTTCTCGATGAGTTGTTGACGGTGACTGATACTGGCCCGACGCCGATTACTTCCAGCGAGATTGCTCATCGGGAAGATGTTCAGCGATCCATCGCATCCAGCGTCAGTCATCGCCCGGATCTAACCGCTGATGAGCTTCTTCAGAGAGTCGCTGAGACGTCAACATTCACTGATGACCATCAAGTGCGGATTGAGCGCGGATTTAGCTGTGCGCATGCACGGCAACGAGACGAGCTAACTGAATATGACGGTCAGCTTGATATGGCGGCAGTCGACACGCTTCATCCAGCGTCGACTCGGGAGCCGTATAGTCCAAGTCGGCTTGAGACGTACGCTACTTGCGGATTTCGGTACTATCTAAGCCACGTCTTGGAGTATAAGCCCGCGGACCCAATCTCACTAGATCCAGACTATAAAGACCGCGGCAAACTCATCCATAATACGTTCGATCGGTTCTATCGGGCACTCCGGTCTAATGCGGATGAACCAGTGACGGTTTCCGAGTCGGACTTCGAAGATGGTCATCTTGAGTCACTCCTTTTAGAGTCGTTCACTGCTGCACTGGATGACATTCCAACGTATGAGACCACCTTCACTAACGGGTTGCTTCAACGGATTGCGGCTGGACTTGGTGATCCCGAGACGAACGATTACTATGGTCTCCTGGAAGAAGACGGTCAAATGACGGGAGTTCTGAAACGATTCCTCAAAAAAGAGTTAGAGCTCCACACAGGGACAACAGTCAAAGCGAGATGGCTCGAAGCCGACGTTGGTACTGACAGAGACCATCAAGGTGACCTTCTCAGTAGGACTTCGGCGACGGTCACTTCACCAGACGGGACAGAGATTACACTTGCCGGGCAAATCGACCGAATCGATGTTGATGAACACGGTCATGCAGTTGTTCGCGATTATAAGACAGGATCCGATAATAACGTCCCCAACCAAGACAGTACTCTCAAGGGACGTCGATTCCAGCTTCCGATTTATGCGCTTCTCGCCGAGCATGGTGATCAGGAGACAGAGGTAGTTGGTGGGGCATACTATCAGGCTCGCCCACCAAATGCTGCAAAACATACGAAAGGCGTTATTGGCTCTGAGGAGCACGCAAAACACCCTAGAGCAAAGGGTTCACCAACCCCTCTCTTCCGGTATTCGTCTGCAGGGTTCGAAACGCACGCAGAGTTCAGAGAGTTCCTTAACCACGTCACAACTTCACGACTAGCGACGTTGACGAACGCACTCGAACACGGACATTTCCAACCCACGTTCCTCTCTGAGGATGCTGCAGGTTGTGAACACTGCCCCTATAATGATGTCTGCGATGTTCGTCACTACAATCGCTCTGATCGAATTGAAAAGTCCCTGAAGCTCGGAGTAGGGGTCTATCTCCCGGAAGCAGCAACAGACGACGAATTCTCACTTGAGAATTACTCCGCGACGGATCCCGATGAGGTGCAATAA
- a CDS encoding UvrD-helicase domain-containing protein, which yields MVDFNDLTTQQQQAATALERNLSLTAGAGTGKTTTLTQRYIKMLERGIEEDPDEPITPTEILVTTFTRRAANELQKSVREEITAKLETDSEFYDQWLDIANSLEEGYINTLHGICSRFLREHALSVDSIDPGFETLDEGETARLIEEVTARTLADLDRERHDGIQELTPYYSRRELQSIFADLLSKRPESTEWATWMSEVDKETYLEAIRQELHPLGAEEVAEILFDDGFAHAVDQLQSLHAAQPSVAETSDKGWSTLTDLLRRLEAAGYPNKSAPLAEKQELIQLICDDFTGYKGDLLADSNFEGSDSNWTGLDAERERFQEAMNTIVEQIDPEENLLRSSIEIDELAYPLVSALATTYLEVADTYRAEKRARNVVDYTDQVQFTIDFLESPDHQEARKRLCDQFEFVMVDEFQDTDPRQWDLIRLLTSTDSTDFDAQNVFVVGDEKQSIYRFRNADVTQFGEITTLLETINSKNLATTSESNADDQLSQNFRTLQNSLSFINDLFDEVFEEAGPEYEASPQPLDAKREDPEQLDSLVEYLVVPTDESLRADLFEPGHPLRDAQPEHDADLEAEALASRLTTLFESGQQVYEPEGTAEYDKGDVRLVEPSDVAILLRTRTHLKRFERALDRYDIPYTVSSGIGFYDTPEITALYNLLQILANPSDSIALYGVLRSPLFGFTDSELAALAEPKTTLWSQLQSSTEPEFVTARSLIQSWRSAAGVDGDGPTVDSWSQLLTQIIDDTGYLISISAGDRPQQAVANVEKFRDQLRSWSTDGSASLTTLVSEIQERREQDDKEGEGEITGEAEGVQILTVHDAKGDEFPVVAVPGLDREFMDKATIANGKIEFETINGTPGIGIKGPDPDERYDTQWTIAREGLARQRRAEERAEEKRTLYVAMTRARDHLLLSSVHSLDSNVEPNAGLAGLETVGDRDPKSWREFVQPVLFDGLDLSELTVGNPIIESLKKSTYRLSLPDQPARDWKTDRPQLELTYEIEVTDPVERPLSFKLTPSGLADVFDPAIDGTFEVDESRRVVTFDRPEDPRDRGDISSSSRAEVSEDDLDGATFGEIVHRLCELRPPVSQRDTVAQNIAEEERPGLTLDEQQREQVRRHADRGIAYVDELTTEYDVIHQYSELPFTLTLADDLGTIVGIIDRVLVTPDSYIVVDYKTDSVNGDQLRKKAEHYETQIRAYALALHQQDPSRYVDGRLYFTGAETEWMIEWSPSELATGLDDLQTDLEGILSEIQP from the coding sequence ATGGTTGACTTTAACGATCTTACGACCCAGCAACAGCAAGCTGCAACGGCACTTGAACGAAACCTCTCACTTACAGCCGGTGCTGGAACTGGCAAAACAACCACCCTGACGCAACGGTATATAAAAATGCTCGAGCGGGGGATCGAAGAGGATCCTGACGAGCCAATTACACCGACGGAAATTCTCGTTACCACGTTCACTCGGCGTGCTGCAAACGAATTACAAAAGAGTGTGCGCGAAGAGATTACAGCGAAGTTGGAGACGGATTCAGAGTTCTACGACCAATGGCTGGACATTGCTAACTCGCTCGAAGAGGGATACATCAACACGCTTCATGGGATCTGCTCACGTTTCCTCCGCGAACATGCCCTATCTGTCGACAGTATTGACCCTGGATTCGAGACCCTAGATGAGGGTGAGACCGCACGCCTCATTGAGGAGGTAACCGCTAGAACACTGGCAGATCTCGATCGCGAACGTCACGACGGTATCCAGGAGCTCACGCCCTACTACAGCCGACGAGAGCTTCAGTCTATATTTGCGGATTTGCTCAGTAAGCGACCTGAGAGCACTGAATGGGCAACGTGGATGAGCGAGGTCGATAAAGAGACGTATCTTGAAGCTATTCGGCAGGAACTCCATCCGCTTGGTGCAGAGGAGGTGGCTGAAATTCTGTTCGACGATGGGTTTGCCCATGCCGTCGACCAGTTACAGAGTCTGCATGCAGCGCAGCCGTCTGTTGCAGAGACCAGTGATAAAGGTTGGTCGACATTGACAGACCTCCTTCGTCGCCTCGAGGCAGCTGGCTATCCGAACAAGAGTGCTCCACTGGCAGAGAAACAGGAACTCATCCAGTTGATCTGTGATGACTTTACAGGGTATAAAGGTGATCTACTCGCAGATTCCAATTTCGAAGGATCAGACAGTAATTGGACCGGACTAGACGCAGAACGAGAACGTTTCCAAGAGGCGATGAATACGATCGTTGAGCAGATCGATCCTGAAGAGAATCTCCTTCGGTCTTCAATTGAAATCGACGAACTGGCCTATCCCCTTGTTTCAGCACTTGCAACGACTTATCTTGAAGTGGCCGATACCTATCGTGCTGAGAAGCGTGCACGCAACGTCGTTGATTATACGGACCAGGTTCAGTTCACGATTGACTTTCTTGAGTCACCGGACCACCAGGAGGCACGAAAGCGACTCTGTGATCAGTTTGAGTTCGTAATGGTCGACGAGTTCCAGGATACAGACCCCCGACAGTGGGATCTGATTCGGTTGCTCACAAGCACGGATTCAACCGACTTCGACGCGCAGAACGTATTCGTGGTCGGTGACGAAAAGCAGTCTATCTATCGTTTCCGTAACGCTGACGTCACTCAGTTCGGTGAGATCACAACGCTCCTCGAAACCATAAACTCAAAAAATCTCGCCACGACAAGCGAATCGAATGCGGACGATCAGCTCTCACAGAATTTCCGGACGCTCCAGAACTCTCTCTCGTTTATCAATGATCTTTTCGATGAAGTCTTTGAGGAGGCTGGACCGGAGTACGAAGCCTCACCACAGCCATTAGACGCTAAGCGGGAGGATCCAGAGCAACTTGATTCACTTGTTGAGTATCTCGTTGTCCCCACCGATGAATCACTCCGTGCTGATCTCTTCGAGCCTGGTCATCCCCTTCGTGATGCACAGCCGGAACATGATGCAGATCTTGAAGCTGAAGCACTCGCTAGCCGTCTGACCACGCTCTTCGAGTCTGGGCAGCAAGTATACGAGCCTGAAGGAACTGCAGAGTACGACAAAGGCGATGTCCGCCTTGTCGAACCATCGGATGTCGCAATCCTGCTTCGGACACGGACGCATCTCAAGCGATTCGAACGAGCTCTTGATCGATACGACATCCCCTATACTGTCTCGTCGGGGATCGGCTTCTATGACACTCCTGAGATCACTGCTCTCTATAATCTGCTTCAGATCCTCGCCAATCCGTCCGACAGTATCGCCTTGTATGGTGTCCTTCGATCTCCTCTCTTTGGATTCACTGATTCGGAACTCGCTGCACTCGCTGAACCGAAAACAACACTCTGGTCTCAATTACAGTCATCAACCGAACCAGAGTTCGTAACGGCAAGGTCTCTCATTCAGTCGTGGCGCTCGGCGGCCGGTGTCGACGGAGACGGACCGACTGTCGACTCGTGGAGTCAGCTCCTCACCCAGATTATCGATGACACAGGCTATCTAATCTCCATTAGCGCTGGCGATCGTCCACAACAGGCAGTTGCGAACGTGGAGAAGTTTCGAGATCAACTCCGCTCATGGAGCACGGACGGTTCCGCCAGTCTCACCACGCTTGTTTCCGAGATCCAGGAACGTCGCGAGCAGGACGATAAGGAAGGAGAGGGAGAGATTACGGGCGAAGCTGAGGGGGTGCAGATACTCACCGTCCACGATGCGAAAGGGGATGAGTTCCCCGTCGTCGCAGTTCCAGGGCTTGACCGTGAGTTTATGGATAAGGCGACTATCGCTAATGGAAAGATCGAGTTCGAGACAATCAACGGCACACCCGGAATCGGGATCAAGGGTCCAGATCCAGACGAACGGTACGACACTCAATGGACTATCGCTCGTGAGGGGCTTGCACGGCAGCGTCGTGCAGAGGAACGCGCTGAAGAGAAACGGACGCTCTACGTAGCGATGACCCGCGCACGCGATCATTTACTTCTGTCGAGTGTTCACAGCCTCGATAGTAATGTTGAGCCCAATGCGGGGCTCGCTGGTCTCGAAACCGTCGGCGATAGAGACCCGAAATCCTGGCGGGAGTTCGTCCAACCAGTCCTCTTTGATGGACTCGATCTCTCTGAACTCACAGTCGGAAATCCCATCATAGAGTCCCTCAAGAAGAGTACGTACCGTCTTTCGCTTCCCGATCAGCCGGCACGCGACTGGAAGACCGATCGGCCACAGCTAGAGCTAACCTACGAAATCGAAGTTACAGATCCTGTCGAGCGACCGCTCTCGTTCAAACTCACACCGTCGGGACTTGCTGATGTGTTCGATCCAGCTATCGACGGCACGTTCGAGGTTGATGAGTCACGCCGAGTTGTTACCTTCGATCGCCCAGAGGACCCACGTGATCGTGGAGATATTAGCTCTTCTTCCAGGGCAGAAGTCAGTGAAGATGACTTAGATGGAGCGACCTTCGGTGAGATCGTCCATCGACTGTGTGAACTACGACCTCCTGTCTCTCAACGCGACACCGTCGCACAGAATATTGCCGAAGAAGAGCGACCTGGGCTCACGCTTGACGAACAGCAACGTGAGCAAGTTCGCCGTCATGCAGACCGCGGGATTGCCTATGTTGATGAACTCACTACTGAGTACGACGTTATTCATCAATACAGCGAATTACCGTTCACGCTAACTTTGGCGGATGATCTGGGGACAATCGTAGGGATCATTGATCGTGTACTCGTCACTCCAGATTCCTACATCGTAGTTGACTACAAGACAGACTCCGTTAATGGCGACCAGCTGAGGAAGAAGGCGGAACACTATGAAACGCAAATTCGGGCGTATGCCCTTGCTCTCCATCAACAAGATCCATCTCGGTATGTCGACGGTCGGCTCTACTTTACTGGAGCAGAAACTGAATGGATGATAGAGTGGTCTCCGTCTGAGTTAGCCACAGGTCTTGATGATCTCCAGACTGATCTTGAAGGGATCCTAAGCGAGATACAACCTTAG
- a CDS encoding ParA family protein has translation MLAYSTYSEAGGVGKTTTAANLAVAHARAGLKPLVVPLDPQDGDLSRLFGVDDQRTESVDNIVRHMVRRPIGDFKDLIRTVEGVDIVPEHNMLSDLTEYLQREKEQSEAMGEAFGIHAQLLRVLREAGVPDEYDVLICDPPATEGPHLYNAINATRSLVIPVEPSAKGRAAVEGLEALVAGFEDQLDIKVGVLAGIPIGFKNTRDQNAILGEIDYPIPEIIGERSSLMEGCWMKQCSAFEYVRTHRDRRRDYEIETLAQFDRLARHLETEVGIEAPNPPEPGDVDHEVMIT, from the coding sequence ATGCTAGCGTATTCGACGTACAGCGAAGCGGGGGGTGTTGGCAAGACGACGACAGCAGCCAATCTCGCTGTCGCACACGCACGTGCGGGTCTCAAACCACTTGTCGTGCCACTTGATCCACAGGACGGCGACCTTTCTCGACTATTCGGCGTTGACGACCAGCGGACAGAATCCGTCGACAATATCGTACGGCACATGGTCCGACGACCAATAGGCGACTTCAAGGATCTCATCCGCACCGTCGAAGGTGTAGACATCGTCCCCGAACACAACATGCTCTCGGACCTCACAGAGTATCTCCAGCGTGAGAAGGAACAATCGGAGGCGATGGGTGAGGCGTTTGGTATACACGCCCAGCTCCTTCGGGTCCTCCGTGAAGCCGGCGTCCCCGACGAGTATGACGTCCTTATCTGTGACCCACCTGCGACCGAAGGACCACATCTCTACAACGCTATCAACGCAACTCGGTCGCTTGTCATCCCTGTTGAACCAAGTGCGAAGGGTCGTGCCGCCGTTGAAGGTCTCGAAGCCTTGGTTGCGGGGTTCGAAGACCAGCTTGATATCAAAGTCGGTGTCCTCGCAGGAATTCCAATTGGGTTCAAGAATACGCGAGACCAAAACGCGATTCTCGGCGAAATCGATTATCCGATTCCAGAGATCATCGGAGAACGTTCGTCGTTGATGGAGGGGTGTTGGATGAAACAGTGTTCTGCGTTCGAGTATGTCCGAACACATCGCGATCGCCGCCGTGACTACGAAATCGAGACGCTCGCACAGTTTGACCGTCTTGCGCGCCACCTTGAAACCGAGGTTGGTATTGAAGCCCCGAATCCTCCAGAACCTGGCGACGTTGATCATGAGGTGATGATTACATGA
- a CDS encoding IS6 family transposase gives MPEISRLAGPSGWIDMEFVERERTPEPAMKLGIQSHLAGLSLSNTVSLLENLGVERSRKAVHDWVQKADLQPTDGESPNHVALDETVIRINSLQYWLYAACDPETNQLLHVRLFPTTTTSATQIFLTELREKHSVESAVFLVDGAQHLQTALSRTGLRFHSKRHGNRNAIERIFRELKRRTSSFSNCFSHVFPETAENWLQAFAAWFNAPN, from the coding sequence ATGCCAGAAATCAGTCGCCTCGCCGGTCCTAGTGGCTGGATCGACATGGAATTTGTGGAACGAGAGCGGACACCCGAGCCAGCGATGAAGCTCGGTATTCAATCGCATCTAGCGGGCCTCTCGCTATCGAATACCGTTTCGTTGCTCGAAAATCTGGGTGTCGAACGCTCTCGAAAAGCCGTCCATGACTGGGTGCAGAAAGCCGATCTACAGCCGACCGACGGAGAAAGCCCGAATCACGTCGCGCTCGACGAGACGGTGATTCGGATCAACTCCCTGCAATACTGGCTGTACGCCGCCTGCGATCCCGAGACAAACCAATTACTCCATGTGCGACTCTTTCCAACCACGACGACCTCAGCAACGCAGATTTTCCTCACTGAGCTCCGCGAGAAACACTCCGTCGAATCTGCCGTGTTTCTGGTCGATGGCGCTCAGCACCTCCAAACTGCGCTTTCCCGAACTGGGCTCCGATTTCATTCTAAACGACATGGAAATCGGAACGCCATCGAGCGTATCTTCCGCGAGCTGAAACGCCGAACTTCGTCGTTCTCGAACTGCTTTAGCCACGTTTTCCCTGAAACCGCTGAAAACTGGCTCCAAGCATTTGCCGCCTGGTTCAATGCTCCAAACTAA
- a CDS encoding HEPN domain-containing protein — protein sequence MSKPYEVRIPLRTEGITLPEIDLEEFKIQETTRSRMDESLTYKTFELVAGFDAEANEVEERRSEIYQRAQRLAQILSFLTCHGIVAETPWKTYRSDQSVQHIRESAIFPMPREMNGLLFNIFTSVEESNEIDEGTMRALRWYALGLASERPKDRLIMFWFTLENQSKPKEISKQKQGHEFVEAVEHAEDVVKDEIKENDVRSRLIEFLKRDLRWESIPEAVAREVKETLGNDHPRIADDLEEEMKACQTARSDLVHNGSTDKNEEELANKLESYCRFVLQRKLSPVFRGKYESKHFPAATTASNPQILEMILANYPQGLTENELLKEAFTATRDMRKAARAAAFAKSPEAETRPGVAEKKEDGNQVYFLKK from the coding sequence ATGTCAAAACCATATGAGGTACGTATACCACTCCGAACGGAAGGAATTACTCTCCCCGAGATCGATCTTGAGGAGTTCAAGATCCAAGAGACGACGAGAAGCCGGATGGATGAGTCGCTTACGTACAAAACGTTCGAGCTTGTCGCCGGTTTTGATGCGGAAGCTAACGAGGTTGAGGAGAGAAGATCCGAGATATATCAACGAGCACAGAGGCTCGCTCAGATTCTCAGCTTCTTAACCTGTCACGGGATCGTGGCCGAAACACCGTGGAAAACATACCGATCAGATCAATCCGTTCAACACATTCGAGAGTCGGCGATATTTCCTATGCCGAGGGAAATGAACGGACTTTTATTCAATATTTTCACCTCGGTTGAAGAAAGCAACGAGATTGATGAAGGAACCATGCGGGCTCTTAGATGGTATGCATTAGGGTTAGCGTCTGAGAGGCCGAAAGACCGGCTCATCATGTTCTGGTTCACGCTTGAAAACCAATCAAAACCCAAAGAGATCTCAAAGCAAAAACAAGGACATGAGTTTGTAGAAGCGGTTGAACACGCTGAGGATGTCGTCAAGGATGAGATCAAAGAAAATGATGTCAGGTCTAGACTAATAGAATTCCTTAAAAGAGATCTCCGATGGGAATCAATACCTGAAGCGGTGGCACGGGAGGTCAAAGAAACTCTTGGTAATGACCATCCTAGAATAGCTGATGACCTAGAGGAAGAGATGAAGGCTTGCCAGACAGCGCGGAGCGATCTAGTGCATAATGGATCGACTGACAAAAATGAGGAGGAGTTAGCTAACAAGCTTGAGTCATACTGCCGATTTGTCTTGCAACGAAAATTGAGCCCGGTATTCCGCGGGAAATACGAGTCAAAGCATTTCCCCGCGGCGACAACCGCCTCCAATCCGCAGATCCTCGAAATGATCTTAGCTAATTATCCACAGGGTCTAACAGAGAATGAACTCCTGAAGGAAGCGTTCACTGCGACTCGTGATATGAGAAAAGCAGCGAGGGCCGCCGCATTTGCGAAGTCACCTGAAGCAGAGACAAGACCAGGCGTTGCCGAAAAGAAGGAGGATGGAAACCAAGTGTACTTCCTCAAGAAATAG